The DNA window ATATGGTTTTTGTTTGCCTTTTGGTGTGCAGTGGATGAGTGGACACATTTGCTAGAAGGCAATTTCATCATTTACAAAAGAACCACAAATAGAAAAcaattctcctctctctctctctgtatatatatatatatatatatatatatatatatatatatatatatatatatatatatatatatatatatatatatatatatatatatattttgcagggcaatgaggtttaagtgacttgcctagggtcacacagttagtaagtgtcaagtgtgtttgagattggatttgaactcaggtcctcctgaatccaggactggtgttttatccactgcgccacctagcgtcCCCAAACAATATTTTtgaatccttttctttcctttctttctctttcttccttctttctttcataacttcctcccatcctctctcctttccttctttccttcctccccctttcccttttttcctttctcctttccttccatgTAACTCACCTTTTATTTGACATTAAGATTTACCTCCACACTTCACTGATCTTTCCTATCACATACATGTGCAAATTGAATTACTTTTCAAGATGAAAAAAGCAATCAcagactcccctcccccaccccaaaaaagctCAGAAACATTTATTAGTTTTATACTAAGCTGTACTAAAACCCGTCAGTAAGTATCCAAcatctatccccccccccccaaaagctcaGAAACATTTATTAGTCTGTACTAAGTTGTACCAATTCCTAGCGGAAAGAGTAGAGTCCTCGATGTCACTCTCGAGTGTCTGGAATGAGCAGCTGGGTGTCAGAGAACAAGAgctgccgtgtgtgtgtgtgtgtgtgtgtgtgtgtgtgtgtgtgtgtgtgtgtgtgtgtgtgcgctcgTGCCTGCGTGTTCGGGTGGGGAGGTGTACACTGGAAGGAGTGGGCGGTCTGGCAGATCGGAGCACCATAGGTGAAGCTAGGGGGAGGACGGGAGGTCGCATTTCCTCCCCGCCTCTCCCCATTGGGGCTGAGACTCCTCGTGTTCCGATTGCGCCTCCAGGTCACAGGCTGATCTCCTCTTAGCACAGCTCCTTCCCGGCCGCCCACTTCAGTGCCAGGATGCACCTCGGGAGGAGCTCCCGGAGGCAGCAGCGGGCCAGGACCATGCCTCGGGAGTGACGGCCGACtgctccagccccagccccagcccccgcCCCCTCGGGTCCTCCTTCCAGGCTGAGGCTCGCCCGGCCTCCAGGCGCATAGTGCCGAGAGGCTGCCTCGGGGGCTGGATGCGGGCAGTCCCAGAGCTAGAGGCGAGCCGCCCGAATCCCACCCGCCGCGGAGGCGGAGGCGGGGCAGTCGGGCAGAGGCAGTCCGAGAGAGGCAGAAGCACAGCGGCGCGGGCTGGGCCGCCGCGGGCCGCCcgggttctctctctttcccaccccGGCCCCTGGAGAACCAGGAGCGAGCGGGGCCCTGGCCGCTGACGCTGCCCGTGCTCTAGGCAGAGGAGGCGGCTAGCTCGGCGCTGCCCGGACCCGGAGGGACCCGGAAGCAGAAGCGGGGCCAAAGCAGCCAAAGCAGCCAAAGCCGAGCAGTGGCCCCCAGCTGCCCGCCGGGGCTGGGTGCGGAGTCGGACGGCTGGATGGGCAGCGGCGGCGTCCGCAGCCGGCGGCGATGGGCGAGGAGCAGAGTACGGTGAATGCAGACGGTCCCGCCGAGGGGCGGCCCCCCGGCGGCGGTGAAGACTTAGGCGAGGAATCAACGGAGCCTCGGCGGCCGCCGGGGGAAAACAACGGGGCAGTCGGGCCCCGAGCCCTCTTCCCGGACCCTGGCGGCGGCGGCAGAGGGGACAGGGCTTCCCCGGAACTTGAGAAGAGTGGAAAGAAAGCGCGCGAGCAGCCCGTAGCAGGGAGATTCACCCGGCCACTTGATCCCCGAACTTTGCAGCAGAGGGTGGAAGAGCCGGCATGGGGGGAATGGGACGGGTCTTCCGAGCTCGAGCTAGGGGAGCGGGCCAGCTCCCCAGACGGTCTGGTCTTGGAAGTGCTTGGCCGGCGCCACCACCCTCCAGCCAAGAGACACATCTACTGCACCGTGTACTGCGTGGAAAACGACCTGCCCGAGGCCCCGACTCGGGAGCAGCCTTCCTCCCCAAGCACTCTGGCTTCGCCGGTGCCTCTCGCAGTCCCTTCTTCCACCACCTCCTCCGCCAGCTCAGCGACTTCCTCCCCCAGTCCCGGCTTGTCGCCCCCCTCGGACCCTGTGGCCTTAGACTGCGGCGGCAGGGGCGGCAGCAGCGTAGAGCTCGACGTATACCTAGGTCCAGAGCCCTTTTCCTTGTCCAGCCTGATAGGAGCGCCGCCCTATCCGGGCCTGGGACGGCTGGGAGACCCCTATAGCCCCCTCCTCGTCTTGAGCTGTCGGGTGTGTCTAGAGGATAAAGCTATCAAGCCCCTGACGTGCTGTAAGAAGGCGGTATGTGAGGAGTGTCTGAAGCGCTACCTGAGCTCCCAGGTAATCCATCCAAATCCCCGCCCCAACTCCTGCCTtatgttctctccctctttccgtccgtccgtccgtccgtccgtccgtccgtctgtctctttcccctcttcctcccttccctttttccttccttcccccctcccccttctctccctctctccttccccgctctcctcttctccctttcctctcccgtcttcctcttctccctttcctctccccctttctcttttccccctcccctcttctactTCGAAAGAAGGGACGGTGATAAGGAATCTTTCTATGACGCCTATCCAGTTCTCATATCTTAGTTCTTTGATGTGTTTTGGCTTTGCCTTTCTGAAAGCTTGACTGTTAATTGACATTAACCTACACTTCAGATAGTGGTGGCCATCTAAGAAGCAAGAGTGAAATGAATGGGCTCTCAGTTTCTTTTAGGGGAAAGACACTAAATGTTTCAGGTCAAGGATATCCAGTCACAGCTGACCACATCTCATTTAGCCCCATTTATAAGTTACTGGCCAGTTACATTTTCGTCCCCATTTAGAATTATGTACATAGTTCTTTGCCCActgcttgatttttattttctattttttttcagagtaAAGTGGACATAGTGTTTCACTAAAGGTGATTTCaaatagagtattttttttctttcttaaaaaaaaaatacccccaaGCAGAACCCTTAAGAAGCATACCAAAGGAGTCTTGTGGAAACTTTCCATGCAGTGTGTTCTGCTTTTTAGGTTTTATATTAGAACGTTTAAAGCTTCATGCAAACTAATAACTTTCATTCATAATAATTAATACATTTGCTTGCAACTTCAATTTGCGAATCCTTTGCAGAGACAAGTTACCCATTCACATGCAGTTACTTCTGTATAAAATATGGAAATCCTTTTATGGTCACATGACAACATTACACATATACCGTGTCCAATTGAAAAGACAGGGGAAATTTTAGGTAGGCAGAATGGAATGTTAGCCAAATAATAATTTGGCCAGCATTTGCGGTTAAACAAACTGGTACAAaggattttgattttgatttttttttaatgctctatCCAGAAATAGGTGGGCTCTACCAGCAGTAATGTGGGCTTCTTTTTGTTAACTGGTTTGGAATTCAAGCTCTTTGTAGGTAGAGTATAACAGTGTTGGATCATTTATTGTACAGTTTCACTATTAGTGTCTGGAAGTGTCATAGCACTATGGGTGCTCATCATGCAAAAAGAATTGAATACAGTCCTGAATTACAAATTCCATAAAAAGTGGAATTTCCTGGAAAATTGCCGCTTGAAAatgtagtttcaaatttttactggaagtaaaaatttatttatctctttggaTAATAGGAATGAAAGTATGCTACTATGtatactttctttctctctttaataaTAAATTGAGATTATGGAATCTTAACTAGCATTTTTTAGATCTTCTTTACCAGTCATTTTTACTTTACAAAAACTGGCATTTCTTTTACATTTGTAGTATGTGAAAgtgagatcacaggatcataaatgaagagttggacagagttcaaagggcatctagtccaaccctctcattttacaaatgaggaacttaaGACCAGGAGTTTGATTTGCAAAACGGTATGCGGGTAGTAAATGGCCTTGGGCAGGATTCGAATTTCGGCACTGACTCTACAAGAGTCAATATACTCTAAAGTACTTTCTGATAAGTGAGGTCTCTTTGAGCAGCCCCaaattctatgattatatatTGACATTACTGGAAATTCAGAAGGGGTATTTGATTTACCTGTTCTTGCCCCAATAGGgacagggttttttgttgttcattttttcacTTAGTGATAGGCTGAACAAGTCATCTAGAACATTAACAATtatttttggaaaacaaaaactcTTTCCTATTTTCCATCACAGTATCATGGCACTAAGCCGAATTATGCCCAAAGCAGCTCTCAGTTGACTTGAAGTATTGACAACACTAAGCCACCAATCTCTTGCTATTtagtttagtgtgtgtgtgttcattatTTATATCCTGCCCATTTCTTTCAGTGCTTAGAActctcaattcaacaaacatttattaaacaactactgtACACAGTGGTAGTCATAGAGGACATACTAAGTCTAGTATGAAATTTACAGCTTTTTCATCTTTT is part of the Dromiciops gliroides isolate mDroGli1 chromosome 4, mDroGli1.pri, whole genome shotgun sequence genome and encodes:
- the RNF217 gene encoding probable E3 ubiquitin-protein ligase RNF217; this translates as MGEEQSTVNADGPAEGRPPGGGEDLGEESTEPRRPPGENNGAVGPRALFPDPGGGGRGDRASPELEKSGKKAREQPVAGRFTRPLDPRTLQQRVEEPAWGEWDGSSELELGERASSPDGLVLEVLGRRHHPPAKRHIYCTVYCVENDLPEAPTREQPSSPSTLASPVPLAVPSSTTSSASSATSSPSPGLSPPSDPVALDCGGRGGSSVELDVYLGPEPFSLSSLIGAPPYPGLGRLGDPYSPLLVLSCRVCLEDKAIKPLTCCKKAVCEECLKRYLSSQVQLGQAEIKCPITECNEYLEERTVLYNLPHDDVIKYKYFLELSRIDSSTKPCPQCKHFTTYKKRGHGPTPTKSENKYKIQCPNCQFVWCFKCHSPWHEGVNCKEYKKGDKLLRHWASEIEHGQRNAQKCPKCKIHIQRTEGCDHMTCSQCNTNFCYRCGERYRQLRFFGDHTSNLSIFGCKYRYLPERPHLRRLVRGSVCAGKLIIAPLILVLGLALGAIAVVIGLFVFPIYCLCKKQRKRSRTGMPW